GAGGTCGAGTTCACTCGCGTCCACGGCGCAGCACAGACAGCCGTTGCCGAGCGAGACGGTCGAGTCGCCGAGGGCGCCCGCGACGGCCATCGCGTCGATCTCGATGGCCCCGAAGTCGTTGACGATCGCCCCGATACGGCTGCCTCCGCTGCGGTGCAGGAGGTGGTTGAGGAGCGTGGTCTTCCCGGAGCCCAGGAATCCGGCGAGCACGACGACCGGGATCTGCGGACCGCTGCTGTTCCCCAACGGGTGACCTCTCTCCTGTGGACGGGTGGACCGGGTCTCACATGGACCGGGTGGACCATGTGGACCGGCTGCCGGACCAGCATAAGAGGGCGTCGTCGTCCGCCCGTGGCGGTCAGAGCGCGGCCGGTACCGCGACCGGCGGCCGCGGTCCCACATACCGCGCCACCGGCCGGATGATCTTCGAGTCGGCCGCCTGTTCCAGGATGTTGGCGCTCCAGCCCACCACCCGTGCCGCCGCGAAGGTGGGGGTGAACATCTCGCGGGGCAGGCCGCAGAGTTCCATGACCACGCCGGCGTAGAACTCGACGTTGGTGTGGAGTTCGCGGCCGGGCTTCAGCTCGGCGAGGATCGCCTCGACCCGGCGCTCGACCTCCACCGCGAAGTCCACGCGCGGACCGCCGAAGCCGAGGGCGATCTCCCGCAGCATCCGCGAACGGGGGTCCTCCGTGCGGTAGATGGCGTGTCCGAAGCCCATGATCCGGTCACCGGCGAGCACCCGCTCCCGGATCCAGGGGTCGATCCGGTCCGGCGTGCCGATGGCGTCCAGGGTGTCCAGGGCCCGGCTGGGCGCGCCTCCGTGCAGCGGCCCCGACAGGGCGCCCACGGCACCGGTCAGACAGGCCGCCGCGTCGGCGCCGGTGGAGGCGATGACCCGGGCGGTGAAGGTTGATGCATTGAATCCGTGATCAATGGTGGAGATCAGGTATTGCTCGACCGCTCGGGCCCGCCGCGGCTCGGGCTCCGCACCCTTCAGCATGTACAGGTAGTTGGCCGCGTAGGGAAGGTCCTCGCGCGGCTCGACCGGGTCCAGCCCCTGCCCGAGCCGGTACAGCGCGGTGAGCAGCGTGGGTACGGCGGCACACACGGCCACGGTGTCGGCGCGGCGCCGGTCCCCGTCGATGTCGTACACCGGTCGCAGTCCCCGCGCCGAACCCAGCAGGGACAGGGCCGTACGCAACCCGGACAGCGGGCCGGAGACGCGGCTCGCCGCGGCGATCGCCGGCAGCGCCACGCGGACCTCCTCGGGCAGCCGCCGCAGCGCCGCGGTCTCGGCGGTGAAGGCGGCGCGGCGCTCGGCGTCCGGAAGCGTGCCGTGGACCAGGAGGTGCCAGACGTCCTCGAAGCCGCGGGCCTGCGCGAGTTCGACGGCCGAGTACTGGCGGTAGTGGTAGAAGCCCTCCCGTCCCCGGACGTCCCCGATCTCGGTCTCGGTGACGACGACACCGGCGAGTCCGCGCGGTGCGTCGATGAGCGGGGTTGCGGTGCTGTTGATGGCCATGGTTCTCCTCCCTGGACTTGATCCGACTGTCCATGCTTGACTAATTGCTTGTCAATATTGATTCAATCAATGCACAGCCATCAAGGTATGCGGAGGCGGCTACGGTGACCCCCATGCGCGATCACGAACCCGCTCCCGGCCGTCCCGGACGAAGGCTGACCACCAAGGAGACCGCCGAACTGCTCGGTGTGAAGCCGGAGACGGTGTACGCGTACGTGAGCCGCGGCCTGCTCAGCAGCAGACGCGAGCCCGGCGGCCGTGCCAGCACCTTCGAGGCGAAGGAGGTCGAGGCGCTCGCCCGGCGCAACCGGCGCGAGGCGGCCGGGACCCCGGGCAGCGGCGGAGACCTGTCCGTCCGTACCCGCATCACGCTGATCGAGCGGGACCGGTACTTCTTCCGGGGCGTGGACGCCGTGGAACTGGCCATGCGTCACTCCTACGAGGAGGTCGCGGAGTGGCTGTGGACGGGCCGGCCGGCGCCGGGCGTCACCTTCTCCGCGCCCGGCCCCACCGTCGAGATCGCCCGCCGCGCGGTGAACGCCCTGTCCGAGCACGCCTCCCCCACCGACCGGCTGCGCGTGGCGGCCATCGCCGCGGCCGCCGAGGACCCGCTGCGCTTCGACCTCGCCGAGGACGCCGTGCTGAACACCGCGCGGATCCTCATCCCCACGCTGGTCGCCGCCCTGCCGCCGGTCCGGCACAGCCACAAGGACGGCGGCCCGCTCGCCCAGCGGCTCTGGGGCCGGCTCACCGGCCGCCCCGCCGACGAGGCGTCCCTGCGCGTCCTGGACACCGCCCTCGCCCTGCTCGCCGACCATGACCTGGCCGCCTCCACGCTCGCCGTCCGGGTCGCCGCCTCGGCCCGCGCGCACGCCTACGCGGCCGTCTCGGCCGGGCTCGGCGTCCTGGAGGGCCCGCTGCACGGCGCCGCGAGCGGCCTGGCCCACCGCATGCTGCTCGACGTGCTCGACCAGGGCACGGCGGTCCCGGTGATCGCCGACGAACTGCGCGCGGGGCGCCGGGTCCCCGGGCTCGGCCACCGGCTGTACACCGGCGAGGATCCCCGCGCGAGCGCGCTGTTCGGCCTCCTGGAGCAGGTACCGCACGCGGAGTCCGCCCTGCTCGCCGCCCGGGACATCGTGGCCACGACCGCCCGGCACACCCCGCTGCACGCCAACGTCGACCTGGCCCTGGCGGTCTTCACCGCGTCCAGCGGCATGCCCGCCACGGCCGGCGAGACGATCTTCGCCGTGGCGCGGACGGCGGGCTGGATCGCCCACGCCCTGGAGGAGTACGGCGAACGCCCGATGCGCATGCGCCCGGTCGGCCATTACGTCGGACCGCGCCCTCCGCAGCCGCTCCCGGAGTAGGACGCCGATCCGCAGCCCCGAAGCCGCCCGGAGCAGTACACGGCCACGGCCGGAAGTCGCCCCAGGGAGAGTCAGGTTAGGCTCACCTGTGTGAGTAGGTGTGCGACCGTCTCCCGGAGCCTCGACGAGCCCGTTTCCGGCACGGCGGCCACGGCGACGACGTGGCTGCTGCTGGAACAGCCCGGACCGTGGGGTACCAAGGCACTCACTTCGAGCCACCTGGACCCCGCGCTGGGCCGGGAGCTGGACGCGGCCGCCGAGGGGACCGGCGTACGCGTCGCGCTCATCCGGCGCCCCGGGCGCCACGCCGACCCCGGCACGCCCGCCATCCGGCAGCTGTACGCCGCCCACACCGTGCCGGGCCGCGTGTGGCTGCACAGCGCCACGACCCGCGACCCCGCTCGGCTGCTCGGCCTCGACTTCGCCGCTCTCGGAGCGGGCGACCACCGTTCCTTCGGCGCCGCGCTCGGCGGGCGGCCGCACGGCGGCGACCCGCTCGCGCTCGTGTGCACCAACGGCAAGCGCGACCGCTGCTGCGCCCTCCTGGGCCGCCCCCTCGCCACCGAACTGGCCGCCTCGGGCGTGCGCGGCGTCTGGGAGGTCACCCATCTGGGTGGACATCGCTTCTCGCCGACGGTGCTCGTCCTGCCGTACGGCTACGCCTACGGCCGCGCCGAGGCGCACACCATCAAGGAGGCGCTGCACGGCGTCCAGGAGGGGCGCGTGGTGGCCGAGGGGTGCCGGGGCTGCTCGGCCTGGGAACGCCCCGGTCAGGCTGCCGAGCTGGCCGTCCGGTCGGTCGCGGGCGAGTACCGGGCGGGGGTGCTGAGCGTCGTACGGACCGAGGGCGCGGCCCCGCACTGGGAGGTCACCGTCGGACACGCCGACGGCCGCCGCTGGCGGGTGACCGTGGCGCAGGGCGCGTCGCTGCCGCCCCGCCCGGAGAGCTGCGGTGCGGCGGTACTGGGCACGCCCGCGCGGATGGACGTGATGGCCGTACGTGAGCTGAGGCCGACAGCGCTGGCGAGCTGAACGACCGCCGTTTCACGCAGGGCCGCCTCATTCCAGAACGACCGCCTCATTCAAGAACGGGTCAAGAGATCCCCACCACATCCCCTGGGGCGCGTCGGGCCCACCCACGTACCGTCGTGCGTATGAGCCCCCTCCTCCCGCACGCCGTCTGCGCCTCGGTCTGCCACGGCGGGTGTTCTCGCAGGTGCTGCTGATGCAGGTGGCGATCGCCGCGGGGGTCACGGTGCTCGCGACCGGGCTCTTCCTGGCGCCGCTGAGCAAGCAGCTGGACCAGGAGGCCATGCGCAGGGCACTGGCCATCGCCGAGACCACGGCCCAGGACCCGCAGATCGCCGAGGGTGTGCTGACCACCCCGCCGACCAGCGACGGCCCGGTGCAGAAAGAGGCCGAGCGGATCCGGAAGGCCACGCACGCCGAGTACATCGTCGTGCTGGACCGGCACTGGCTGCGCTGGTCGAGCGGCCACTCGGAGCCCACGACCGATCTGATCTGCGGCGTCCTGCACCGC
Above is a genomic segment from Streptomyces fodineus containing:
- a CDS encoding citrate synthase/methylcitrate synthase — its product is MAINSTATPLIDAPRGLAGVVVTETEIGDVRGREGFYHYRQYSAVELAQARGFEDVWHLLVHGTLPDAERRAAFTAETAALRRLPEEVRVALPAIAAASRVSGPLSGLRTALSLLGSARGLRPVYDIDGDRRRADTVAVCAAVPTLLTALYRLGQGLDPVEPREDLPYAANYLYMLKGAEPEPRRARAVEQYLISTIDHGFNASTFTARVIASTGADAAACLTGAVGALSGPLHGGAPSRALDTLDAIGTPDRIDPWIRERVLAGDRIMGFGHAIYRTEDPRSRMLREIALGFGGPRVDFAVEVERRVEAILAELKPGRELHTNVEFYAGVVMELCGLPREMFTPTFAAARVVGWSANILEQAADSKIIRPVARYVGPRPPVAVPAAL
- a CDS encoding citrate synthase, translating into MRDHEPAPGRPGRRLTTKETAELLGVKPETVYAYVSRGLLSSRREPGGRASTFEAKEVEALARRNRREAAGTPGSGGDLSVRTRITLIERDRYFFRGVDAVELAMRHSYEEVAEWLWTGRPAPGVTFSAPGPTVEIARRAVNALSEHASPTDRLRVAAIAAAAEDPLRFDLAEDAVLNTARILIPTLVAALPPVRHSHKDGGPLAQRLWGRLTGRPADEASLRVLDTALALLADHDLAASTLAVRVAASARAHAYAAVSAGLGVLEGPLHGAASGLAHRMLLDVLDQGTAVPVIADELRAGRRVPGLGHRLYTGEDPRASALFGLLEQVPHAESALLAARDIVATTARHTPLHANVDLALAVFTASSGMPATAGETIFAVARTAGWIAHALEEYGERPMRMRPVGHYVGPRPPQPLPE
- a CDS encoding sucrase ferredoxin — encoded protein: MSRCATVSRSLDEPVSGTAATATTWLLLEQPGPWGTKALTSSHLDPALGRELDAAAEGTGVRVALIRRPGRHADPGTPAIRQLYAAHTVPGRVWLHSATTRDPARLLGLDFAALGAGDHRSFGAALGGRPHGGDPLALVCTNGKRDRCCALLGRPLATELAASGVRGVWEVTHLGGHRFSPTVLVLPYGYAYGRAEAHTIKEALHGVQEGRVVAEGCRGCSAWERPGQAAELAVRSVAGEYRAGVLSVVRTEGAAPHWEVTVGHADGRRWRVTVAQGASLPPRPESCGAAVLGTPARMDVMAVRELRPTALAS